The following is a genomic window from Xiphophorus couchianus chromosome 5, X_couchianus-1.0, whole genome shotgun sequence.
CCACACCATGGCCAACTTACAGGTCAGAAAGtgtcaaacaaaaacttttttaatcaTTAGAGACCGGAAAAAATAGTGCAGATAATAAATTGTTGTATTCATTCAGTTATTAAGACTAACGCTGCTCTGCCACCACcactaaaatgctaaaaagctggacagcgccctctggtggctaTAATACAGAGTGGctctaaaactaaactatttaaatgttttcaggtgAAAATCCATTTTGTACGACAAGGCcgtaaatcccatctcattattgggggggaccataaacaggaacatttcttaagaccaatttttacagtgaaatgtaacgtaaaatatggtttagaaagtttttaaaccacattcaagctgcaggaccaaaaatgactagtaatgCACATCAAGCGTGTTTTTCTCAGTAAGCAACctattgagaaataaaacaaaaattcaaatgttgcttctatacgagttttgttcagtctgactgatctaatctctgctacacctttacaaaaatgtaagtttctaaataaaaaagctttaatgagtaactgctcttaataaaattcatcataaacattgaattattgaaatggctcccaatacaagttatgggttattttaattataacttaagttactttattttttagttttgtcatgtCCTGGATGACGGAAAACCAACAGGtagatagaaatgaatatctggGGAGTATCATAACTTAAGCGTAACATTTAAAGTACCGgggtttatatagaaaaatattcagattttattttgtggttttaaagtctCTACGTTTAAGGCAGTgagaaataaagtcataacttttagttttttctctctgttctcgGCTCCCACTCTGAGCTGGTCCACTTGCTCAGCTCCTCCCTCCcgtttcaaactcttctaattAACTAAagttaaaaagctaaatatgaCTGAGATGTTTGCTACCTTTCACAAAAAAAGCTTAAGTCTATGAAAACAgtgtagcagttttgctaatAACGCAGCTTATCaaaaattcattattatttttttcctgagagAAAATATAATATCACTATgccttttcatattgatattatttaaatgcaaacgtttctttaataatttttttctagacTAGGTCCATACCCCCCCAATCTGCCCTCCGGGATTTACGCCTATGGTGTATGAAGGAGTTATTTTAGAGTATCTACTGTAGCATCTGGagattttattaataaagaCAGGTTTATTATATgatgtaaatgttatttttgttattttgtcttGCAGACTCTGAAGTGCTCGCCCAATAACTACCTCACCAACACCTGGTGGAACCCCGTGTTCAACTTCTTTGAGAGGAACGTCCAGACGTCGGTGCCGTGCTCCTACACCTGGCCCATCAGCTGGGCCTCCAGCTGCCTGAAAAACCCCTGCAAGGCGTACTCCATGGTGCAGAGCTCACGGGAAGAGTGACCGGCCCGCCCGGAGCCACGGCCGTGTTGCTCCTCCCGGCACAAACCAAAAGACGACGTAAAAAGATCTCCACTGGAGGAAGAAAggaacatttattgatttatttataacattaaGAGCTGAAAATGGTGCGTCTTTGTAAACAACACTGTCTGGTCGGTTGCTGTAATTGATGTGTGTGTCCTCCACgctaagtatttttgaattatcaGTGTGTCGAAGCCACAGGGTGCCTTAGTGTAGATGTACCAAAGCTGCCATGATCTGCCTCTCAGTCGACTTTTATGTGCTTTGAtatcatttgttttgtattaattttaGCAGTTTTAGTGTCATAACTATAGCCTCAACattgtattaaaaattaaagcaaaccaAATCGTGCTGGATTTATGTCGTCAatggatttgtgtgtgtgcgtgcgtgggggtgtgtgtgccgGTGATTACGTCTGaatctgtgtgtttgtctgcgTACTGTCAATAGAAATCAAAGTGTagtgttatattttattattgaattgtgtatatttttttggaACCCGTCAAGGGACTGCAGATACAAATTATCTTATGTTTGAGCTGTATTGTCTCTTtctaaataaagtttacttaaaaaaatagagtcacataaaaagaaacatatattATAAAGAATGCAGagaaagaagcaacaaaaataagtcCTAAAGTGGTTTAATGTAGCCTGTTGAAATCATTGGGGGCATAAATATCATTAATTTTGGGCTTCACCGTGTTTTTTTGAAGTGGGTTTTAAATGGTATTTCCTCCAAGAAGACACCATGAACTAGAAAACATGTTGGCCAAGTTACTGTCACTAAAGACAGACGATTTGGTGGTGAGTGAGTGTCCACTGGTCCTTCAGGTTGGGGATGTGAACTGATAAACTTCAGgtaaaagcacaaacaaaagcTCTGAAGAGGGTTAGCTTAAAAAGGCTGATAATCAACCAGATAATCAGCCACTGGTTAAAAATGAGGTCCTTGTGGAAGAGCAATAAGTGACTTGGTCTTGAAAGACtgcaatgaaaaacacaaaatcgaCCGCATTTCCGAATTCCACCAATCAGAGCACGCTTAGAGCGGAGTCAGCCAATAGGAACGCAGCAACAGTTCCAGCCTCCGTATGAAACAGGAAGATAAAGTTCTGGCccgctgctgttgttgttggtgtAATCCCGGAGATGTCAGCTCCCTGACAGCATGGGCTCACTGTCATGGCTGGCAGACCTCAGCAGCTCCGCTCTGTCTCCTCCAAACCTGCTGCCATTGCTGCTCTTCTTGGTGGTTTTTTATCTGGTCCGTTTCTATCAGAGGCAGCGCGGCATCTACAGGAACATCCCGCCAGGTCCGCGGCCGTGGCCGGTGCTCGGTAACTTCGGCGGCCTTCTCCTGCCTCCCTTCATCAGGCGGAGGTTCGGACAGACCTCCAACCGGAACATCGGCGTCATGGAGGCTTTAACGTCCCAAGCCAGCATCTACGGGAACATCTACAGCCTGTTTGTGGGCAGTCAGCTGATCGTTGTCCTGAACAGCTTTGATGTGGTGAAGGACGCGCTGTCAAACCATCCAGATGTGTTCTCAGACCGGCCAGATGTTCCGACTATCTCCATACTCACCAAACGGAAAGGTGAGGAAATGATGCAAAAGATTATATCCAACTTCCTGTCACCAAGACTTTCTTCTCCCTTTTCCATACGGTGAaacctggtggtggcagcatcatgctgtggggtgcgtttcttttatttgattgGTCAGACTTGATGAGGAAGTATAAATGAAAACTCTTGTCTCTTGATCTCATTACCGTTACCAGGTGGGAAGAGTATCTAAAGGTTTTACTGACGTAGAAGTAAAAAGCAGTCATCAAAAAAATgcctcaagtaagagtaaaaaagtatttggtaaaaaatttactcaagtactgagaaGCTGATCAAATGgtctgtcatttaaaaattacatcatcagacggaccgaaatataaagttaagtgggaattttggtattttaagataCGATCGACTACATTGATTATAATCACAATAATTTTATACCTTTTGTCAATTtctataaaacatttgtcaCTATTAGACACTATTATAAAACCATACAGTATTTTACCAGAGCAATTGCTagaaaggcagcagcagctcagttaAACTGGCCTCTGGTACGACAGAGAGATTACTGCCGTCCTCCAAGTCTGCTTTTATTCCTTCTTGTCTCTCAGGTCACTGCAGTGCCTGTGAAAAAGACTCAATTCCAGGGAATCAAAGCAAAGAGAATTTAACTTATCACAACTGACTGATGACGCAGCAATCTACCTTTTCAATGAATATGAAATAGATAAAGCAGTAGCTTGTGTCCAGGAATTTTCATCAGTATCAGGAGTGAAAATGAATCTTAACAAGTCTGTCCAATTTCCTCTCAAAAATTGTAAACTCCCAAAAATGTGCCCCATTCCtgttaaattcaaaatgatATATTTGGGAATAACAATTGAAAAAGATCAAAAGTCACGTAGCTAGCAACTTTTCCAAGATTGATTCCATCCTGCTGGTGAGCTCCAGGGTCCACAGCTGCCAGCGTCTTCCGAATTTGTCGATCTGCCAGGTATCTGCTaactccaaacagcagaaatcccgTTATCATGagtccaaataaatacagatcCTCCACGTCTTCCAGGGACAAAGGAAGacgtgttttattttcagctgctgtggttctgtttcttactcactgacaacatttttataaacaaatgtATCCCACTGGAATCAATTACATTGAGAGATAAGTTGACAAGATCCATAATTTGTAGATTCAGAAAGAGAGGCTCCAAAAATCTGCACCAAGACAGATGAAAGCAGGGCAAAAGTGAGTAGGGAGGGAGCAGAGGAAAAGGTTTCCACCGAGAGCAAGAGAGGAACCATCTCAAATCTTTTGCATCGTCTTTTgtaataacttctgggacaatttactgtccagcaaaatttgtcttTGTGACAGGCCTGTCTGTAAATGACTGGAGCCATCTCCTGCTTGTGTTTCAGGAATCGTGTTCGCTCCCTATGGGCCGGTCTGGAGAAAGCAGCGTAAGTTCTGCCACGCCACCCTCAGGAACTTCGGATTTGGTCGGCTGAGTTTGGAGCCGTGCATTCAGCAGGGCGTGGCCGCCGTCAAAACGGAGCTGCTGAGCGGCGAGCACGGCGCCTGCGGCGTCGACCCCTCCAGGCTGATCAGCAACGCCGTGTCGAACGTCATCTGCTCCCTGATCCTGGGTCAGCGCTTCCATCACGACGACCCTGAGTTCCGCGGCATCCTGGACCTGATGTCGCGCGGGTTGGAGATCTGCATAAACAGCCCCGCGGTGCTCATCAACATCTTCCCGCTGCTCTACTACCTGCCCTTTGGGGCGTTCAGGGAGCTGCGGCGGGTGGAGAGAGACATCACGGTGTTCCTGAAGAAGATCATCGGGAGCCACAGCAACACTTTGGATCCCAACAACCCCAGAGACCTGACTGACATGTACCTGATGGAGATGCTGGCTCAGCAAGCCGCAGGAGAGCAGGACAGCAGCTTCACAGAGGACTATCTCTTCTACATCATCGGAGACCTCTTCATCGCCGGAACCGACACCACCACCAATTCAGTTCTTTGGGTTCTGCTCTACCTGGCCCTGTACCCTGATATCCAAGGTAACAGCGCCGCCTGAGACCTGATGGTCCGGTAGGttcggttcgattggggaccaaagttgccacatttgttacattttcaggcgttgtggttctctttctcactctctGAGTTAAACCAACCAAAACCTTTGAGCAACAGTTCCCCTCCTCggctgtgggggcgctgcaccaagaaccactgaagaaaacgacacaaaaacctctgaacaaGACACGGAGCTTATCTTCCTTCTTCataacatggaaataaaaatggagtcagattttagtggttggatgatttctgttttatttttctaaagacCACCAGCCATTTCTTCAAACCAACCAGAGTTTCATTAAAACGAACTAAATTCACCCATAAACTCCACCAGCTGTTAGATTCACCCCTTTTCTACCATGggttattatttaatttactgtaatttaACCTTTATGTAACCAGGTAAGTTGGTTGataacaaaaaatttattttctacaaacgACCTgtttagaaaatatgaaaataacagACAACAGAATATCACAACATATTACATAAACAACAAACGCTCAAAAATACCTGAAATCCATGAGCACAGGATACCATTTAAATCAGTTATAGCTGCCTATTTCAGtggttcaaacaccaaatatatttaataagcATTAATCAAGCAATTAAGCATTCTACCTCAGCAGCTTCCTTATCGCCACTCTTTGGGGTTCAGCCatcagtgccaaggaaaatgaatggcgctcctggattggctgatTTGCAAATGTCAGtcaatagcatgtcaagtagcattgtcCTTTAGcattttctcagaaatatttcagataaaaagCCGTGCATAGGTGAATTTTCTGCGAATAAACCTCTGAGGCTTCAGAGGAAAGCTGCATTAGATCACAAACCAGTAAACTATTTAGGTTGGTATGACTGGATTTCATTTAAGGCTGTCAGAGTAAAGGGAGTCTAACAGAAATGCATGCcgcacatttcagatttttatttactaaacaaTCTGAACACCAAGTGTCGTTTTCCTTTTAACCctcaacagaaaacatttcagtttgtggTGATTAAGTTTGTGAATTGATCACATATTTTAGGTTTCTAGATGTAAAATCTCTACTTATTAATAATGAAAGAAGGAATTAATAACTGGCGGCGGGTTGCCATGTCTCCTTTACTTCCTGATTTTAGTCAGACTGGCTCAGTAAATATTTAACCACTTCTCACTGATGCAGACTGACATGTCAGCGTTTTCTTTGGTGTCACTTTAACCAGGCCGCGCTTGTGTGTTGAGCCTTAGCTGGTTTCCATGACAACTGACGCTTGCATCCCTCTGTGTGGATCCCAGACCAGGTCCAAGCAGAGATCGACAGAGTGGTGGACCGACGCCGCCCTCCATCTTTGACTGACAGAGGAAGTTTGCCTTTTACTGAAGCCACCATCATGGAGGTGCAGAGACTGACTGCGGTGGTTCCTCTCAGCATTCCTCACATGGCGTCAGAGACAACAGGTGACCGGGGGCAACCACGGGTAACCGGGGGCAACCAGAGGATGGTCTGCGATGGAGCGTGTTTTCTGATGGGTTTTATCTGTTTCCCAGTGTTCCGGGGCTTCACCATTCCCAAAGGAACGGTCATTATGCCCAACCTGTACTCGGTCCACAGAGACCCCAGTGTGTGGGACGATCCGGACGCCTTCAACCCGACCCGCTTCCTGGATGGAGAGGGGAAACTGCTGAGGAGA
Proteins encoded in this region:
- the cyp2u1 gene encoding cytochrome P450 2U1, producing the protein MGSLSWLADLSSSALSPPNLLPLLLFLVVFYLVRFYQRQRGIYRNIPPGPRPWPVLGNFGGLLLPPFIRRRFGQTSNRNIGVMEALTSQASIYGNIYSLFVGSQLIVVLNSFDVVKDALSNHPDVFSDRPDVPTISILTKRKGIVFAPYGPVWRKQRKFCHATLRNFGFGRLSLEPCIQQGVAAVKTELLSGEHGACGVDPSRLISNAVSNVICSLILGQRFHHDDPEFRGILDLMSRGLEICINSPAVLINIFPLLYYLPFGAFRELRRVERDITVFLKKIIGSHSNTLDPNNPRDLTDMYLMEMLAQQAAGEQDSSFTEDYLFYIIGDLFIAGTDTTTNSVLWVLLYLALYPDIQDQVQAEIDRVVDRRRPPSLTDRGSLPFTEATIMEVQRLTAVVPLSIPHMASETTVFRGFTIPKGTVIMPNLYSVHRDPSVWDDPDAFNPTRFLDGEGKLLRRESFIPFGIGRRVCMGEQLAKMELFLTVSGLLQACTFRLPDGAPAPSLHGRFGLTLAPCPFALCVSARCEDSFSPNAFS